The region GAGCGTCGTGTAAAGAAGGCCCGAGGCGCGTTCGAGAATGCCCGCCAGGCGTGGGGCCGGGGTGTCGGGGGAGATGACCATGATCGGGTGCAGACCTCTTTGTCGCGCGGCTTGCGCATAATCCCCGTCCGCCTCGTCCCAGGGCAGGTCGGGCAGGATGGTTCCGCTGGCGCCGCTGGCCGCTGCCTTGTCGAGAAAGGCCTCCATGCCCAGCGCGTAGGGAATGTTGGCGTAGGTCATGAGCATGAAGGCCACGTCGAGTTCCCTGGATAAGGCCGCGCACAGTTCAAAGCAGTGCGCGGGGGTGATCCCTGCGTCCAGGGCGGCCTGGTTGGCGCGCATGATGGTCGGCCCGTCGGCCAGGGGGTCGGTGAAGGGGATCTGGATTTCGACCAGCCGCACCCCTCTGCGGGCCATGAGGCGGATCAGGTCGGCGTTGACATTAAGGCTCGGGTATCCGGCCACCACATGGGTCATGAGCTGGATGCCCTTCGCCTCTTTGAGGGCCAGGTCGATTCTATTTTCCATGACGTACCTCGTTTTCCAGAAAGGCAATCCAGTTTTCGCGGTCCAGTTCCATGGCCGTGATGAAGATGTCCTTGTCGCCCCGGCCTGAGATGTTGACGATCATGATCTCGTCCCTGGGCAGCGTCGGGGCCAGTTCGATGGCCCGGGCCACGGCGTGGGAGGATTCAAGGGCCGGGATGATGCCTTCAAGGCGGGTCAGCCGCTTGAAGGCGTCCAGGGCTTTCACGTCGGTGATGGGCGAGAACTCAACGACGTTCTGATCGAACAGC is a window of Desulfomicrobium macestii DNA encoding:
- the trpA gene encoding tryptophan synthase subunit alpha, yielding MENRIDLALKEAKGIQLMTHVVAGYPSLNVNADLIRLMARRGVRLVEIQIPFTDPLADGPTIMRANQAALDAGITPAHCFELCAALSRELDVAFMLMTYANIPYALGMEAFLDKAAASGASGTILPDLPWDEADGDYAQAARQRGLHPIMVISPDTPAPRLAGILERASGLLYTTLKVGITGAGTSMDQAGVDYVKALKAKAGLPIAAGFGISRPEHVRMLDGLADVAVIGSHIINLMDADGLGAVDDFLAACQE